The Paenibacillus sophorae genome has a segment encoding these proteins:
- a CDS encoding 5'-methylthioadenosine/adenosylhomocysteine nucleosidase, with amino-acid sequence MEAVNGIIGAMDEEIKLLLEQMEHSEAVVKAGITYYKGSIGRNSIVVCKSGVGKVNAAVTTQIMIDTFGAQKILFTGVAGALHPELEVGDIVISSECMQHDMDVTALGYARGIIPYQETSVFPADPELVQFAEKACRDLGVRYVTGRILSGDQFIASHESVAMLREQLGGACAEMEGAALAQVCQMNGIPFVVIRSMSDKADGSANVSYAEFTEIASRQSHQILSVILNGLL; translated from the coding sequence ATGGAAGCTGTAAATGGCATTATTGGAGCTATGGATGAGGAAATCAAGCTGCTGCTGGAGCAAATGGAGCACAGTGAGGCTGTTGTCAAAGCTGGAATTACATATTATAAAGGTTCAATCGGCAGGAACTCCATCGTCGTCTGCAAATCAGGTGTGGGAAAGGTGAACGCCGCTGTCACTACGCAAATTATGATCGATACGTTCGGTGCGCAAAAAATACTGTTTACGGGAGTGGCCGGAGCGCTGCATCCGGAGCTGGAAGTTGGGGATATCGTTATATCTTCGGAATGTATGCAGCACGATATGGATGTTACGGCGCTTGGATACGCCCGCGGCATCATTCCGTATCAGGAGACGTCGGTGTTCCCCGCAGATCCGGAGCTTGTACAGTTTGCAGAGAAGGCCTGCCGGGATCTGGGAGTCCGCTATGTAACGGGGAGAATTCTCTCGGGCGACCAGTTTATTGCCAGCCATGAATCGGTCGCCATGCTGCGGGAGCAGCTCGGAGGAGCCTGTGCGGAAATGGAAGGAGCGGCACTGGCACAGGTGTGTCAGATGAACGGTATACCGTTCGTTGTCATCCGCTCTATGTCCGATAAGGCAGACGGCTCGGCGAATGTCAGCTATGCGGAATTTACGGAAATCGCATCGCGGCAGTCCCATCAAATCCTGAGCGTGATTCTAAACGGATTGCTTTAA